AAACTCTATTTTATTTCATCTGCCAATGTTTTTGACGCCTATAGTAAATTCCCTTCCTATGAGTCCGACAAAACCCTATCGGAAAGTGTCTATGGCAGGCTCAAGATTAAAATTGAGAATATGATGATGCGGTTGCCTAAGGAAAAAACTGCCATTCTTAGGGTTCCTATGGTCTTTGGGAATACGTCGCCCAGAATAAAGGAAATAAAATCGAATCTGGAAAACAACGAACCCATTGAGGTCTTTCCAAATCTCATCATCAATGTCACCAACGATGACAGGCTTACACAGCAAATCCATTATTTGATCAATAGGGACAAAACAGGAATTTTTCACTTGGGCAGTATTGATTTAATCCAGCATGAAGAATTTATCAAAGAAATCATTAAGCGTATCGGAAACTATCATCCAGTACTAAAACGAGTTTTTACGACCAATGAGGACAGGTACTTGGCCGCATTGCCCAAAGACAATAAGCTTCCTAAAAATTTAAGGATACGTTATCAAGATATTATTGACCATCACCTTACCGTTGATTAACTTTACCAGTGTCTCTACTATTTTTCAATCCTTATAAACTTGAAAACAATATGATATGGAAAAGTTAAACGAAATCCAGATAAATGAATCATTAAAAGAGCTAAATGGATGGGATTATGATGGTGATCTTATATACAAATCATTTCAATTTAAGGATTTCAAAGAAACCTTTGCGCTTATGACCCAAATTGCGTTTGAATGTGAAGAATTAAACCATCATCCCAACTGGGAAAATGTATATAACAATCTTATCATAAAATTGAATACCCATGATGCCGATGGTATTACACAAAAGGATTTTGACCTTGCCAAACGCATAGAAAGTATCGTAAGCAACAAATAGGAACTCCTTTTAAAACATACTTGCAAAGGGGTCTTTTTTTGTTAAATTTGCCACTATTCGTAACCAAAACTCATGTATGGGAAGAGCATTTGAATTTAGAAAAGCACGAAAAATGAAGCGCTGGGCGGCTATGTCCAAAGCGTTTACCAGAATTGGAAAAGATATTGTCATGGCCGTTAAAGAGGGTGGTCCCGACCCTGATGCCAACTCTAGATTACGTGCAGTTATTCAAAATGCAAAGTCGGTCAACATGCCCAAGGACAATATTGAGCGGGCAATTAAAAGAGCTTCCGATAAGAACCAAGGGGATTACAAAGAGGTTTTGTTTGAAGGCTATGCGCCCCATGGTATTGCCATTCTTATTGAAACCGCTACCGATAACAACACCAGAACCGTTGCCAATATCCGTAGTTATTTTAATAAGTGTAATGGTAGTTTGGGTACTTCGGGCTCGGTAGAGTTTATGTTTGACCATACCTGTAACTTCAGAATAGCGGGCGAAGACATAGACCCCGAAGAATTGGAACTGGAAATGATCGATTTTGGTGCCGAAGAGGTTTTTGTGGACGAGGATGGTATTCTAATTTATGCCCCTTTCGAAAGTTTTGGAGATATTCAAAAAGAATTGGAATCCCGTGAAATAGAAATTCTGTCATCTGGATTTGAACGTATTCCACAAGTTACCAAAGAGCTTTCAGAAGAACAGATAGCTGATGTTGAGAAACTCCTGGAAAAAATTGAAGAAGATGATGATGTACAGAATGTATACCATACCATGCAGGAGTAAGCTCTTTAAAGAAAGTCTTGTTCTTAAGAAACTTTTTTACAATAGATGTATAGCTTTTTTTGAAATTAGAATAATCTTTTTCAACCTAGCTTACCTGTGAATCTATGACCAGAATTCGCTCAATATCCTGAACATCGCAATAATTGATATAATCCCATAAGAGTATTGAATTCCATATATGCTTCCAAAACAAGATTTCAATACCATAATCCTATTCGTAATATCATTCCTTAATCCAAAGTCCCTCCATTTGTTCCAAAGATTTCCCCTTGGTCTCAGGTACCCATTTCCATACAAACCACGCCGCGATAAAACCAATGATACCGTACAACCAATACGCAAAACCGTGATTGAATTTTTCGGTCAACCATGAATTTTCGTTCATCATCGGAAAAGTCTGTGATACGATGAAATTGGATATCCATTGTACTCCTACTGCCAAGGCCATGGCTTTGCCCCTAATCTTATTGGGAAACATCTCCGATAATAGCACCCAAGTAACGGGACCCCAAGAAATCGCAAAAGCAGCCACATAGACCAATATACTGATCAGTGAAAGTAATCCCATAGTATTGGTGGAAAATGTAGTCCCCAGTGCCAACATACTTATCCCCATACCTATGGCACCGATAATTTGCAATGGTTTTCTACCAAAACGATCTACCGTTTTGATAGCTATAACCGTAAAAGTGAGATTGATAGCACCTACTATTATGGTCTGCAACAGCGATGTATCTGTATTGGCCCCAGCATTTTTAAAGATTTCAGGAGCATAATAAAGTACCACGTTAATCCCTACAAATTGCTGAAAAACAGAAAGAAGGATACCTATAAAAATGACAAGATACCCATAGGAAAATAAGCTTCCTGAAGTATGGCGGGTAATTCCGCCAACAATACTCTCTATGATGTCTCTGGTATTCTCCTTTGGATTTATTTTGTTTAGAATTTCACGTGCCTCTTCCACTTTTCCTTTCAGTACCAACCATCTTGGACTTCTTGGGACAACAAACAACAATATGAAAAATAGAGACGCAGGTATAACTTCCGAAGCAAACATCCAACGCCAGCCCACCATTCTGAGCCAGTCTTCGCTGCCTTGGTTGGAAATACCGTAATTAACAAAGTATACCACCAACATACCAAAAATAATGGCAAACTGGTTCCAGGATACCAAGCTGCCACGGCGTTTACTTGGTGCTACTTCTGAGATGTACATCGGGCTTAGCATAGAAGCCAGTCCTACACCTATACCTCCAATAATCCTATAAAAAATAAACTGTTTGAGATGGGCATGGTTTCCCTCACCTATAGCTGCAAAACCTAACTCTGGCATAGCCGAACCCAGTGCCGATATTAAAAAAAGTAGCGCTGCCAGCATTAAACTTTTCCTACGCCCAAAACGGACCGAAAAATAGCCGCCCAAAATACTTCCTATAATACAACCGATCAAAGCGCTTGAAACCACAAAGCCCAATAAAGAGTTTGCTCGTAATTCGTCGTAGCCCAGAGGATCAACGAAAAAGCTTTTAAGGGAGCCAACGGTCCCAGAAATAACAGCAGTATCGTATCCAAATAGCAAACCACCTAGAGCGGCGACCAACGTTATCTTTGTTAGGTATCCTTTTTTCAAAATCTATAAATATTGGTTAATTATATTTTCAAATAACTCTTGTTTCCCACTAAACTGTTCAAGTTTGGAGTTTTCAAGTGCTAATCTCGTAAGGTCATCCAAGGAAAGTTTTCCATTTTTAAATGACTTTCCCGCCCCGGAGGAGAATGAGGCATACCGCTCCTCTCTTAATTTCCTGTAGTTTGATTTCTCAAGGATTTTATCGGCAAGGATAATTGAACGGGCAAATACATCCATCCCTCCTATATGGGCATAAAATAAGTCTTCAAGATCAGTAGAGTTCCTCCGCGTTTTTGCATCAAAATTAATACCTCCGCCTTGGAGCCCCCCTGATTCTAGAAATACTAGCATAACCTCGGCCATTTCATAAATATTATTTGGGAACTGATCGGTATCCCAACCATTTTGATAATCTCCCCGATTGGCATCCATACTACCCAGCATGCCGGCATTGGCAGCAATCTGTACTTCATGTTGAAAGGTATGCTGTGCGAGCGTGGCGTGATTCACTTCCAAATTGAGCTTGAAGTCATCCATCAGATCATATTCCCTTAAAAACCCGATTACCGTTGCCGCATCAAAATCATATTGGTGCTTCATCGGCTCCATAGGCTTGGGTTCAATGAAAAAGTTTCCTTTGAAACCGTTCGCCCGGGCATAGTCTTTGGCCATGTGGAGAAATGTTGCTAAATGATCCAACTCTGCTTTCATATCGGTATTGAGCAAGGACACGTAACCTTCACGGCCTCCCCAAAACACATAATTTTCTCCACCTAGTTTAATGGTGCTATCTAATGCCTGTTTAACCTGTGCACCAGCGTGAGCAACCACATTGAAGTCAGGATTTGTTGCTGCCCCGTTCATGTATCGAGGGTTGGAAAACAGGTTGGCCGTTCCCCAAAGCAGTTTAACACCCGATTCTGACTGTTTCTGATAGGCATAGTCAGTAATTTCCTGTAATCGCTTCTCGGAAGCAGAGAGAGTCTCCGCTTCATCGACAAGGTCATAGTCGTGAAAACAATAGAACGGCGCCCCAATCTTGGTAATGAATTCGAAAGCGGCATCCATTTTATCTTTTGCACGATCCAGGGCATCGGTTTTTGAGTCCCATGGAAATGCTTTGGTACCAGGGCCGAAGGGATCTCCTCCAGTTCCACAAAAGGAATGCCAATAGGCAATGGCAAAACGAAAATGCTCTTCCAGGGTTTTGCCTGCCACTACAAGTTTTGCATCGTAATATTTAAAAGCCAAAGGATTGTCTGACTCTTTTCCTTCAAATTGGACTTTTCCTATTCCTTTGAAAAACTCCTTGCTTCCTATTATCACTTGTTTGCCCATGAATTTATTATTTATAGATTGATTTTTATTGGATCGTTTTGATAGTTATTTTCTAATTGAACCCTATTACTTTTTTTAGATCTTCTTTCCATAGCCTATAAGAGCTATAGTAGTCATCAGTATTTGTAGCAGGCTCATATGTTCTGATTATCCGGTCGCCCGCCATGGCTTCCTTTAAGGAACTAAATTGACCCATACTGTAAGCTGCAGCTCGTGCTGCACCTATTGCTCCGGTTGTCTCCACCATATCTATTGGTCCTTTCATCAATGTGGCCACGGTATTGCCAAAAACCTCCGACCTGAACAAGTTGTCATTGCCGACCCGAATGGATGTAATGTCCATACCCATTTGGTTCATTATCTCCATACCATATGCAAAGGAATAAGCAATGCCTTCCAATGCCGACCGAAAGAGATGGTTTTTTGAGTGTCTATTAAATTGAAGTCCACATAGATGACATCCAACATCTACATTGTTCAATATGCGTTCAGCACCGTTACCGAAAGGAAGCATGCGTAAACCTTCGGCACCTATAGGTATTTTCTTGATTGCTTCTTCCAAATCATCATAAGAGAATCCCTTTTCAGCAAGTTGTTCTTTTATCCAACGGTATTGTATACCAGAGCCATTTATACAAAGGAGGACGCCAATATGAGGGTTGTCCATACTATGGTTAACATGTGCAAAGCTATTTACGCGGCTATGGGGTTCGTAAACGAGATTATCTGTAATTCCGTATACTACGCCCGAAGTCCCTCCCGTAGCGGCAACTTGTCCCGGTTCCAATACGCCAAGGGACATGGCATTGTTTGGTTGATCACCAGCACGATAACCTACGGGTATTCCATGGTTTAGTCCCAATTCATTGGCCGCCTCTCGAGTAAGGTAACCCTGTTCTGAAAAAGTAGGTACGGAACTAGGTATTAATTCGTTTGGTATTTCATAATAGTCGAGTAGTTTTTTATAGGGTTTCCCTGCATCAAAATTCCATAACATGCCTTCTGAAAGTCCGGCAACGGTAGTATTTGCTTCACCTGTCATACGTAGGGCTATATAATCTCCCGGCAGCATAAACTTGAATATCCTATCAAATAAATCAGGCTCATTTTCTTTTATCCAACGGAGTTTGGAAGCTGTAAAATTACCTGGGGAGTTCAGTATATGGTCAAAGCATTCTTGCTGTCCCAACGTTTCAAAAGCAAGATTTCCAATTCCAACTGCTCGACTATCGCACCAGATAATTGACGGCCGAAGAACAGTCCCCTGTTTGTCGACCAAAACAAGACCGTGCATTTGATAAGAAATACCAATGCCCTTTACATCTGATGGATTCACACCGGTTGTTTTGAGAAGTTTTCTTGTCGCCAGTTTTATATGTTCCCACCATACCACCGGGTCTTGTTCGGCCCATCCTGGTTGAGGGCTGGAAATGGCCATTTCAGTATTTGGACTACTTGCAACTCCTATGTCGACATTGGTTTCACCATCCAAAAGTGCAGCTTTTATTGAAGAACTACCAATATCATAACCAATATAGTACATATATAAAAAATGTTGTGTTGGGATATAAATATAACTAATAATAGTCATAATGACTATTATTAGTTATATTTATTTTCTTTGCTATCTTTTGCCAACGTTTATAAAGAACGATATGAAATCAACAGGGTTGATAATGGACGACCTGTCCATAGATTGCGTTATTTTCGGTTTTACCAATGGATTAGAAGTTTTGTTAGTGAAGCATGGAGAAGGTATTAGTGAGGGAAAATGGGCGTTACCTGGCGGATGGATCAATACAGATGAGTCTCTTGACGCCGCGGCATATAGAATCCTATATTTGTTGACAAACGTTGAAAATATTTATCTACAACAACTGAAAGCTTTCGGTAGTGTAGACAGATTCCCCACGAAACGTGTTGTTACCGTAGCTTATTACTCATTGATAAAGGCTGCTGATTTTAATCTGGTCGCAGGTTTTACCGCCTCTGATGCGAAGTGGTTTAAACCGGAAAGAATACCTCCATTACCCTATGACCATCGTGAAATACTCGATTTTGCTTTCAGTACACTTAAGAAACAGGTAAAACAAGAACCCATTGGTTTTAACCTACTTCCTGAAAAATTTACTTTATTTCAGTTACAAAACTTATATGAATCCATACTCGGAATCAAATTGGACAAGCCCAATTTTAGGCGGAAAATTTTGGGCATGAAACTGCTCATCGACTGTAATGAGAAACAGGATGACGTCTCTCACAGGGCAGCCAAGCTCTATCGTTTTGATAAAGAGGTATACGATTCTTTGAAGGATCGAAAATTTGTACTTGACTTCTAAAAAACTTTTTAAAAATTAGATTGTTCAATTAAATGAATTCTGATATAAATTATAACTTTTTGACTTTAAACTATAGTTTATCTTATAAATAACCCAGATTTCCTATTTATGTGAATGGGACAGGGATTTAATATAATTCTAAGAATGTATATCATACCATGTAGCTAGCACTCTGCGCTCCAATACATTGTTGATTTATCAGGCTTAGAAGGCTAATATTCTCCAGCAGGCTTCATTCAGGTTTTGAAGTTCTTTATATTTTAGAAATCCTTTTTCTTGGATTTAACAATGAGTCGCCAGATAGGCAGAACGGTCCAAAGTATCAGCATAAAAATGGAGAGAAACAATCCTTGCTGTGTTCCAAAAAAGGTCTTAAAAACTGCTCCCGTATATCCCAACAGTGCGGAAATATCCAATTTCAACAGTATTAAAATTCTTGAAAGATCAATGGGGTTTAACGTTGTCGCTACTATGGAAAACGTATCCAATGGATATTCTTCAAAAACAATGAGTGACATCAAAAACAGTCCGTCGTAGATTACGGCCAAAAAAAGCCAAAGCAATACCGCATATCCAAATCCTTTAATTTTGTTTTCATTGGAAAGTCCCATGTTAAACGAAAGAGCGGTAAAAATAAAGGTCAAAAAGGCCCCTGTTACCAACAAGAGCGAAAAATCAAAAATTGCATCGCTTCGTAACAGTCCGTACAAAAGAAAGGGAATACCCAGACCAAATACCAAGCTCAGCGTTAACGAGCCAGCCACTCCCAAATATTGACCCAGAAAAATCGAGGAACGCTTAATGGGTTGCGCCAGCAATAGTTCTGTAAATTCTTTAGAATTGTAGTAATACATAATTCCAAAAATTGTTCCTATAAGTGGCACCAATACTATAATGACGTTCATCAAGGTGATTATGGCCTTAGAAACATCGTTGTTCAGGAATAACAGCACAAATCCCAGACCTAGGTAAAACAGGAAGTACGCGTAACTCCAACGGCTACGGACAAGGTCGTAAAAGCTATATTTTAGAATCTTAAGCATTAGCGGTCGTTAGTGTGGCAATTGCACGTTCTACATCGGTTTGGTCAGTTTTTAGCTTTAGGTCATGTATACTTCCTTTAAAGTAGATATTCCCCTCTAATAAGTAGACAATTTCATCAGCTACTTCTTCTACAAATTGCATGATATGGGAAGTGACCAAAATAGTTTTTCCTTTCTCTTTTTCATTCTGAATCAGTTTCTTTAATCGTATGAGTGCAGCAGGGTCCAATCCGGTTGTTGGTTCATCCAGAATAATCAAGGGGCTATCGAACATGAAGGTCAGTACGATATTTACTTTTTGTTTGGTTCCGCCTGATAATGTTGACAATCGTTTATCCAAAAAAGGCTTAAGCCCAAAAAGGGAAATCAGGACTTCCTCTTCGCTTGGCCTTTCCCTAAGGTCCTTTATCATTCGTATCAACTCTTTAACTTTAAGATTGCCTGGAAAATTGGCTATTTGTGGCAGATATTCTATTTCCCTCCGGTATTTCCATTGATTTTTTATGGATACCCCAGAAATCGCAATAGTTCCCTTATTGGGAACCACCATTCCCAAAATACTCTTGATCAGCGTAGTTTTCCCCGATCCGTTTGGCCCTAAGATGGCTATGATACCGCCTTCACTTATTGAAAGATTCAGGTCTTTTAAAACTTCATTTTTACCGAATCTCTTGTATAAATTTTCAATCTGTATCATGGTATCCTCTTCATTCGTGGATTGGCATCCATAAGTTTATCCGGGGTAAAAACAGGTGAAACCTTCTCAGAAAAATCGATAATATCCATAAACAGGCTGCGTAACAGTACAATAGTTTCCGGGGTTCGGTTCACAATATAAGAGAATAGCTTTACGGGTCTATAAGGCACATCCCCTATTCCATTTTTATCCAAATCGTATCCTGTATAACCACTCCAATAGTTTTTATCAAATACGTTGTCGTTTAATTTGCTATTGTAGGAGATGTCAAAACTGTTATTCAAAAAGTTGTTGTTTGTAAACTCATTGGTATAACAAGCTCCCAAGGCTTTTATGGCCCATCCGTTTTGAATAAAATCATTGTTGTTATAGGTAATTCTATTAGAACCTTCTATATTAATCCCTATGGTATTCTCCTCAAAGGTATTGCCCGATATTTCGCCATCGTTTATTTCTTTCAACAAAATTCCGTAAGCGGCAGTACCCCAGTTTTTCCGAAATACATTGTCCAACATTTTAATATGTTTGGAAAACATGACCGCTACCCCTGCACCATTATTCTCGAAAGTATTGTTGGTATAGACATCATGATTGCTGAACATAAAATGGAGTCCATATCTAAGGTTGTTTGTACTGCTATTATTATTGATAGTGACATTGTCTGAAAATTCCAGATATATGCCATCCCTAGTACCTTGAACGAAATTACGGTCTACGGAAACATTATGGGAATACCATAATTGAATACCATTGCCAGAGTTGTATTCATCCTTTGCATCACCAATAATCTTATTATGGTAAACTTTTCCATTGTTGGATTTTTCTAGATAAATCCCAAAAAAAAGTTTTTCCAATACAAGGTTCTTGATTACAAAATTTTCACTTTTTACAACACGCAAAGCGGCATAATCCGTTGTATAGCTCACCCCTACATTGATAAGAAAAAGTCCGTCTACCGTTACACCATCCGAAGTAATTCTGATAATCTCCCCTTTTTTCTCCCCATCGACTACAGGATAGTTTTCACCTTTTAGCGTTAGCGGTTTATCGATAATAATGTTGAACTCTTTGTAAGTCCCTTTTTTAACCAACAACGTATCATACTCCGATGCTAATACTATGCCTGCTTTAATCGATTTTACGGGACAGGTTTCACATATTTCTATGGTATTGCCATATACCCCTTGCACATATAGAACGGTAAAAACAAGTAAGACAAAACCGTATTTTTTCATTATCGGATAATAAGGAATTTTGAATCTTGGAAAGCCTCTACCCAATGCTCTGTTTGTTTAGGAAAACTGGTTTTTTGTTGGTTTTTAAGAACTACAGCGTCTTTCCCTATATAAAAAGCAATATGTCCCTCCAAAACTATTAAATGGGCGTCTTTGGGCGATTCATGAGGAGGAAAAACTGCTCCCTTTGCTAAACTGATGCTCAAAATTTCAAGTGAATCATTTTTTACAAGTTGCTTTACTTGCAACCCTTCAAATGCTTGAATTGCTATGGTATTCTCGATTTCAATATTTTCCATACTTTCTGGCACTTTAGTATCTATTATCTGAATTTCTCTTTAAGCTGCTCCCATGTGAATATTTCGCCTCCATGTTCATCAAGTCCCTCTTGTGCGGCATCTTTGGTTGCAAAAGCAGTTAAATACTCGCCCATTGGACTAGGTATTCCTTCA
The nucleotide sequence above comes from Flagellimonas sp. HMM57. Encoded proteins:
- a CDS encoding sugar nucleotide-binding protein, producing MNKKKILILGASGFIGNVIYKELCSYFNTYGTYFSNRSFSDNQQFYRYDLEEDDIFQILDKVRPDFIISALRGNFGAQVQAHQHVMEYLIQHRCKLYFISSANVFDAYSKFPSYESDKTLSESVYGRLKIKIENMMMRLPKEKTAILRVPMVFGNTSPRIKEIKSNLENNEPIEVFPNLIINVTNDDRLTQQIHYLINRDKTGIFHLGSIDLIQHEEFIKEIIKRIGNYHPVLKRVFTTNEDRYLAALPKDNKLPKNLRIRYQDIIDHHLTVD
- a CDS encoding 4a-hydroxytetrahydrobiopterin dehydratase, which produces MEKLNEIQINESLKELNGWDYDGDLIYKSFQFKDFKETFALMTQIAFECEELNHHPNWENVYNNLIIKLNTHDADGITQKDFDLAKRIESIVSNK
- a CDS encoding ABC transporter permease; this translates as MLKILKYSFYDLVRSRWSYAYFLFYLGLGFVLLFLNNDVSKAIITLMNVIIVLVPLIGTIFGIMYYYNSKEFTELLLAQPIKRSSIFLGQYLGVAGSLTLSLVFGLGIPFLLYGLLRSDAIFDFSLLLVTGAFLTFIFTALSFNMGLSNENKIKGFGYAVLLWLFLAVIYDGLFLMSLIVFEEYPLDTFSIVATTLNPIDLSRILILLKLDISALLGYTGAVFKTFFGTQQGLFLSIFMLILWTVLPIWRLIVKSKKKDF
- a CDS encoding nitrous oxide reductase family maturation protein NosD, which translates into the protein MKKYGFVLLVFTVLYVQGVYGNTIEICETCPVKSIKAGIVLASEYDTLLVKKGTYKEFNIIIDKPLTLKGENYPVVDGEKKGEIIRITSDGVTVDGLFLINVGVSYTTDYAALRVVKSENFVIKNLVLEKLFFGIYLEKSNNGKVYHNKIIGDAKDEYNSGNGIQLWYSHNVSVDRNFVQGTRDGIYLEFSDNVTINNNSSTNNLRYGLHFMFSNHDVYTNNTFENNGAGVAVMFSKHIKMLDNVFRKNWGTAAYGILLKEINDGEISGNTFEENTIGINIEGSNRITYNNNDFIQNGWAIKALGACYTNEFTNNNFLNNSFDISYNSKLNDNVFDKNYWSGYTGYDLDKNGIGDVPYRPVKLFSYIVNRTPETIVLLRSLFMDIIDFSEKVSPVFTPDKLMDANPRMKRIP
- a CDS encoding YebC/PmpR family DNA-binding transcriptional regulator; this translates as MGRAFEFRKARKMKRWAAMSKAFTRIGKDIVMAVKEGGPDPDANSRLRAVIQNAKSVNMPKDNIERAIKRASDKNQGDYKEVLFEGYAPHGIAILIETATDNNTRTVANIRSYFNKCNGSLGTSGSVEFMFDHTCNFRIAGEDIDPEELELEMIDFGAEEVFVDEDGILIYAPFESFGDIQKELESREIEILSSGFERIPQVTKELSEEQIADVEKLLEKIEEDDDVQNVYHTMQE
- a CDS encoding xylulokinase; this translates as MTIISYIYIPTQHFLYMYYIGYDIGSSSIKAALLDGETNVDIGVASSPNTEMAISSPQPGWAEQDPVVWWEHIKLATRKLLKTTGVNPSDVKGIGISYQMHGLVLVDKQGTVLRPSIIWCDSRAVGIGNLAFETLGQQECFDHILNSPGNFTASKLRWIKENEPDLFDRIFKFMLPGDYIALRMTGEANTTVAGLSEGMLWNFDAGKPYKKLLDYYEIPNELIPSSVPTFSEQGYLTREAANELGLNHGIPVGYRAGDQPNNAMSLGVLEPGQVAATGGTSGVVYGITDNLVYEPHSRVNSFAHVNHSMDNPHIGVLLCINGSGIQYRWIKEQLAEKGFSYDDLEEAIKKIPIGAEGLRMLPFGNGAERILNNVDVGCHLCGLQFNRHSKNHLFRSALEGIAYSFAYGMEIMNQMGMDITSIRVGNDNLFRSEVFGNTVATLMKGPIDMVETTGAIGAARAAAYSMGQFSSLKEAMAGDRIIRTYEPATNTDDYYSSYRLWKEDLKKVIGFN
- the xylE gene encoding D-xylose transporter XylE, whose translation is MKKGYLTKITLVAALGGLLFGYDTAVISGTVGSLKSFFVDPLGYDELRANSLLGFVVSSALIGCIIGSILGGYFSVRFGRRKSLMLAALLFLISALGSAMPELGFAAIGEGNHAHLKQFIFYRIIGGIGVGLASMLSPMYISEVAPSKRRGSLVSWNQFAIIFGMLVVYFVNYGISNQGSEDWLRMVGWRWMFASEVIPASLFFILLFVVPRSPRWLVLKGKVEEAREILNKINPKENTRDIIESIVGGITRHTSGSLFSYGYLVIFIGILLSVFQQFVGINVVLYYAPEIFKNAGANTDTSLLQTIIVGAINLTFTVIAIKTVDRFGRKPLQIIGAIGMGISMLALGTTFSTNTMGLLSLISILVYVAAFAISWGPVTWVLLSEMFPNKIRGKAMALAVGVQWISNFIVSQTFPMMNENSWLTEKFNHGFAYWLYGIIGFIAAWFVWKWVPETKGKSLEQMEGLWIKE
- a CDS encoding NUDIX domain-containing protein; amino-acid sequence: MKSTGLIMDDLSIDCVIFGFTNGLEVLLVKHGEGISEGKWALPGGWINTDESLDAAAYRILYLLTNVENIYLQQLKAFGSVDRFPTKRVVTVAYYSLIKAADFNLVAGFTASDAKWFKPERIPPLPYDHREILDFAFSTLKKQVKQEPIGFNLLPEKFTLFQLQNLYESILGIKLDKPNFRRKILGMKLLIDCNEKQDDVSHRAAKLYRFDKEVYDSLKDRKFVLDF
- a CDS encoding ABC transporter ATP-binding protein, translating into MIQIENLYKRFGKNEVLKDLNLSISEGGIIAILGPNGSGKTTLIKSILGMVVPNKGTIAISGVSIKNQWKYRREIEYLPQIANFPGNLKVKELIRMIKDLRERPSEEEVLISLFGLKPFLDKRLSTLSGGTKQKVNIVLTFMFDSPLIILDEPTTGLDPAALIRLKKLIQNEKEKGKTILVTSHIMQFVEEVADEIVYLLEGNIYFKGSIHDLKLKTDQTDVERAIATLTTANA
- a CDS encoding cupin domain-containing protein; its protein translation is MENIEIENTIAIQAFEGLQVKQLVKNDSLEILSISLAKGAVFPPHESPKDAHLIVLEGHIAFYIGKDAVVLKNQQKTSFPKQTEHWVEAFQDSKFLIIR
- the xylA gene encoding xylose isomerase, with amino-acid sequence MGKQVIIGSKEFFKGIGKVQFEGKESDNPLAFKYYDAKLVVAGKTLEEHFRFAIAYWHSFCGTGGDPFGPGTKAFPWDSKTDALDRAKDKMDAAFEFITKIGAPFYCFHDYDLVDEAETLSASEKRLQEITDYAYQKQSESGVKLLWGTANLFSNPRYMNGAATNPDFNVVAHAGAQVKQALDSTIKLGGENYVFWGGREGYVSLLNTDMKAELDHLATFLHMAKDYARANGFKGNFFIEPKPMEPMKHQYDFDAATVIGFLREYDLMDDFKLNLEVNHATLAQHTFQHEVQIAANAGMLGSMDANRGDYQNGWDTDQFPNNIYEMAEVMLVFLESGGLQGGGINFDAKTRRNSTDLEDLFYAHIGGMDVFARSIILADKILEKSNYRKLREERYASFSSGAGKSFKNGKLSLDDLTRLALENSKLEQFSGKQELFENIINQYL